From one Amycolatopsis sp. FDAARGOS 1241 genomic stretch:
- a CDS encoding LysR family transcriptional regulator gives MELRHLRYFVAVAEECHFGRAADRLHIAQPALSHQVKQLETELGVELLARTTRKVQLTPAGRRYLDRARAVLASVDAAGVEAGRIAQGEVGRVAIGFTGSATYELLPSLARVLRRDFPGIDLALKGEMLTPGQVSALVEGGLDIGFLRPPVREPGLVVRVLRREPLIAALPASHPLTARDTVRLAELREEPFICYPSRHRSVVYDAVFDACQQAGFVPSVVQEVGETATLVSFVAGGLGVALVPASVRHLQITGCQYRPLAGTTREVQLAVAVRTGEDSPHVARVLSRTHTLLGGPR, from the coding sequence ATGGAGTTGCGGCATTTGCGGTATTTCGTCGCGGTGGCCGAGGAGTGTCACTTCGGCCGGGCGGCGGATCGGCTGCACATCGCGCAGCCGGCCTTGTCGCACCAGGTCAAGCAGCTCGAGACCGAGTTGGGGGTCGAGTTGCTGGCCCGGACGACCCGCAAGGTGCAGCTGACGCCGGCGGGGCGGCGGTATCTCGATCGGGCGCGGGCGGTGCTGGCGTCGGTGGATGCGGCGGGGGTGGAGGCCGGGCGCATCGCGCAGGGTGAGGTGGGGCGGGTGGCGATCGGGTTCACCGGATCCGCGACGTATGAGCTGTTGCCGTCGCTGGCGCGGGTGTTGCGGCGGGATTTCCCGGGGATCGATCTGGCGCTCAAGGGGGAGATGCTGACGCCGGGTCAGGTGTCGGCGCTGGTGGAGGGGGGCCTGGACATCGGGTTTCTGCGGCCGCCGGTGCGGGAGCCGGGGCTGGTGGTGCGGGTGTTGCGGCGGGAGCCGTTGATCGCGGCGTTGCCGGCGAGTCATCCGCTCACGGCGCGGGACACGGTGCGGCTGGCCGAGCTGCGGGAGGAGCCGTTCATCTGTTACCCGTCGCGGCACCGGTCGGTGGTGTACGACGCGGTGTTCGACGCGTGTCAGCAGGCGGGGTTCGTGCCCTCGGTGGTGCAGGAGGTCGGGGAGACGGCCACGCTGGTCTCGTTCGTGGCCGGTGGGCTGGGGGTGGCGCTGGTGCCCGCGTCGGTGCGGCACCTGCAGATCACCGGATGCCAGTACCGGCCGTTGGCGGGCACCACCCGCGAGGTGCAGCTCGCCGTCGCCGTGCGCACGGGTGAGGACTCCCCGCACGTGGCCAGGGTCCTCTCCCGCACCCACACCCTCCTCGGCGGCCCGCGCTAG
- a CDS encoding phenol 2-monooxygenase — MQYELRYQVIEPKRQSYQNVIDRLGDQPASRYLEGTLDVQPRENFHYRPTWDEHREIYDADYSVLKLADPYSYTDPRQFYYTPYVTNRATLHDEFTKQMAYLEQRELLAKLPTPWQTVLTTAVLPLRHYESGAQMVSVGGARFAYGTAIEQCCSFAAFDRIGNAQMLSRVGIALGGGTGDLLQVGKREWLEGEHLQPLRRFTEEAMAAPDWAEGLVAIDLVDSLVYPVLYRELDEVALTTGAGAYSLFTQYLHTWFKDQRKWLDALIKAWATDEEFGDANREHLARIVATWNPLAHEAATEIARVVDQQLAAAGTVEALARTTTEAEQRWAGITGGAA, encoded by the coding sequence ATGCAATACGAACTGCGCTACCAGGTCATCGAGCCGAAGCGCCAGAGCTACCAGAACGTGATCGACCGGCTCGGCGACCAGCCCGCGAGCCGCTACCTGGAAGGCACGCTGGACGTTCAGCCGCGCGAGAACTTCCACTACCGGCCCACGTGGGACGAGCACCGCGAGATCTACGACGCGGACTACAGCGTGCTGAAGCTCGCCGATCCCTACAGCTACACGGATCCGCGGCAGTTCTACTACACGCCCTACGTCACCAACCGCGCGACGCTGCACGACGAGTTCACCAAGCAGATGGCCTATCTCGAGCAGCGCGAGCTGCTGGCGAAGCTGCCGACGCCGTGGCAGACGGTGCTGACGACGGCCGTGCTTCCTCTGCGCCACTACGAATCCGGCGCGCAGATGGTGAGTGTCGGCGGCGCCCGCTTCGCCTACGGCACCGCGATCGAGCAGTGCTGCAGCTTCGCCGCGTTCGACCGCATCGGCAACGCGCAGATGCTCTCGCGCGTCGGGATCGCGCTCGGCGGCGGCACCGGCGACCTGCTGCAGGTCGGCAAGCGCGAGTGGCTGGAAGGCGAACACCTGCAGCCCCTGCGCCGCTTCACCGAAGAAGCGATGGCGGCGCCGGACTGGGCCGAGGGCCTCGTGGCGATCGACCTGGTCGATTCGCTCGTCTACCCGGTGCTCTACCGCGAGCTCGACGAGGTCGCGCTCACCACCGGCGCTGGCGCGTACAGCCTGTTCACGCAGTACCTGCACACCTGGTTCAAGGACCAGCGCAAGTGGCTCGACGCGCTGATCAAGGCCTGGGCCACCGACGAGGAGTTCGGCGACGCGAACCGCGAGCACCTCGCCCGCATCGTCGCCACGTGGAACCCGCTGGCCCACGAGGCCGCCACCGAAATCGCGCGCGTCGTCGACCAGCAGCTCGCCGCAGCGGGCACGGTCGAGGCCCTCGCGCGCACGACCACCGAAGCCGAGCAGCGCTGGGCCGGGATCACGGGAGGTGCGGCGTGA
- a CDS encoding MmoB/DmpM family protein codes for MSETLRQVGIDIQESEENRSLVAAIRADNPELTVRHLPGLVKLQAAGQIVINRDTVEQELGREWETGEFQLAIVSYAGNFSEWDDDRIIVKWEH; via the coding sequence GTGAGCGAGACCCTGCGCCAGGTCGGCATCGACATCCAGGAGTCCGAAGAGAACCGCAGCCTCGTCGCGGCCATCCGCGCCGACAACCCGGAGCTCACCGTCCGGCACCTGCCGGGCCTGGTGAAGCTGCAGGCCGCCGGACAGATCGTGATCAACCGGGACACCGTCGAACAAGAGCTCGGGCGCGAGTGGGAGACGGGCGAGTTCCAGCTCGCCATCGTCTCGTACGCGGGCAACTTCTCCGAGTGGGACGACGACCGGATCATCGTGAAGTGGGAGCACTAG
- a CDS encoding YHS domain-containing protein, with product MTQTEPRRRKLPLKERYSLLTRDLDWEPSYVTKEQLYPYTSYEGIKVHDWDGWEDPFRLTVDAYYKYQAEKDKRLYAVIDGFAQSQGHLGLADASYLNAIRLFIQGVTPLEYAAHRHFAYLARFLEGPAPRFAALCQSIDELRHCQTQIHTISNYNKYYGGFHSWSKMHDRVWYLSVPKSLFDDAITAGPFEFLISISFSFEYLLTNLLFVPFMSGASFNGDMPTMSFGFSAQSDESRHMTLGLEAIKFLLEQDEANVPIIQAWIDKWFWRAYRMSALVAGMMDYMLPKPVMSWKEAFELYFEDQMLGGLFPDLEFYGIKPPKHVEDAIAEKDKLSHEVYKILHNFSFAASFTTQAPAESHMSWLAEQYPETFDRYYRPVWEKHHRIEAEGGRVFFQGLPQLCQICQVPMAFTEKDDPGRISFRTSEFRGETFHTCSDGCQWIFEREPEKYVQAWLPVHQIYQGNCGGPSVPEVLEWYGIQDGDNGEYKGSPDHESWLGWHDGDVKQGA from the coding sequence ATGACTCAGACCGAACCGCGCCGCCGCAAGCTGCCGCTCAAGGAGCGCTACTCGCTGCTCACCCGTGACCTCGACTGGGAACCCAGCTACGTCACCAAGGAACAGCTCTACCCGTACACCAGCTACGAGGGCATCAAGGTCCACGACTGGGACGGCTGGGAGGACCCGTTCCGGCTCACCGTCGACGCGTACTACAAGTACCAGGCCGAAAAAGACAAGCGGCTCTACGCCGTGATCGACGGCTTCGCGCAGAGCCAGGGCCACCTCGGGCTCGCCGACGCCAGTTACCTCAACGCGATCCGCCTGTTCATCCAGGGCGTCACGCCGCTGGAGTACGCCGCGCACCGGCACTTCGCCTACCTCGCGCGGTTCCTCGAAGGCCCGGCGCCGCGCTTCGCTGCGCTGTGCCAGAGCATCGACGAACTGCGCCACTGCCAGACGCAGATCCACACGATCAGCAACTACAACAAGTACTACGGCGGCTTCCACAGCTGGTCCAAGATGCACGACCGCGTCTGGTACCTCTCGGTGCCCAAGTCACTGTTCGACGACGCGATCACCGCCGGCCCGTTCGAGTTCCTCATTTCGATCTCGTTCAGCTTCGAGTACCTGCTGACCAACCTGCTGTTCGTGCCGTTCATGAGCGGTGCGAGCTTCAACGGCGACATGCCGACCATGTCGTTCGGCTTCTCGGCGCAGTCCGACGAAAGCCGGCACATGACGCTCGGCCTGGAGGCCATCAAGTTCCTGCTGGAGCAGGACGAGGCCAACGTGCCGATCATCCAGGCCTGGATCGACAAGTGGTTCTGGCGCGCGTACCGGATGTCCGCGCTGGTCGCCGGGATGATGGACTACATGCTGCCGAAGCCGGTGATGAGCTGGAAGGAGGCGTTCGAGCTCTACTTCGAGGACCAGATGCTCGGCGGCCTGTTCCCGGACCTCGAGTTCTACGGCATCAAACCGCCGAAGCACGTCGAGGACGCCATCGCCGAGAAGGACAAGCTCTCGCACGAGGTCTACAAGATCCTGCACAACTTCTCCTTCGCGGCTTCGTTCACCACGCAGGCGCCGGCCGAATCGCACATGAGCTGGCTCGCGGAGCAGTACCCGGAGACGTTCGACCGCTACTACCGTCCGGTGTGGGAGAAGCACCACCGCATCGAAGCCGAAGGCGGGCGGGTGTTCTTCCAGGGCCTGCCGCAGCTGTGCCAGATCTGCCAGGTCCCGATGGCGTTCACCGAAAAGGACGACCCGGGCCGGATCTCGTTCCGCACCAGCGAGTTCCGCGGCGAGACGTTCCACACCTGCAGCGACGGCTGCCAGTGGATCTTCGAGCGCGAACCGGAGAAGTACGTGCAGGCCTGGTTGCCCGTGCACCAGATCTACCAGGGCAACTGTGGTGGCCCATCGGTGCCTGAGGTCCTGGAGTGGTACGGCATCCAGGACGGCGACAACGGCGAGTACAAGGGCTCGCCCGACCACGAGTCGTGGCTGGGCTGGCACGACGGCGACGTCAAGCAAGGAGCCTGA
- a CDS encoding phenol hydroxylase subunit P4 translates to MAVKARYDYDFPSADRAELFGDDQLVYVHWEGNPLFCSAACFRVPKAMPFAEFVENMVGPWAGSDPDFDPAAVGDWRVNDQPLAASGDTPLTELGIGHKAMLKFTA, encoded by the coding sequence ATGGCTGTGAAAGCGCGTTACGACTACGACTTCCCCTCCGCCGACCGCGCCGAGCTCTTCGGCGATGACCAGCTGGTGTACGTGCACTGGGAGGGCAATCCGCTGTTCTGCTCGGCCGCGTGCTTCCGCGTGCCGAAGGCGATGCCGTTCGCGGAGTTCGTGGAGAACATGGTCGGCCCCTGGGCCGGCTCGGATCCCGATTTCGACCCTGCGGCCGTGGGCGACTGGCGGGTGAACGACCAGCCCCTCGCCGCATCCGGCGACACGCCGCTCACCGAACTCGGCATCGGCCACAAGGCGATGCTGAAGTTCACCGCCTGA